Sequence from the Methanobacterium alkalithermotolerans genome:
GAAGGTAGTTCTTCAAAAATCACCATGGTCTTGAAATCAAATTTAGGGAAATCTGATGTATTCTCCTTACTTGTTATATCCTTTTTTTCTTTAATCTGGTTATGTAACTTAGCTATATTTCCGGGTAGTAACGAAGCATTTGAATCTGTTTCTGGTGTTGTTTTTTCAGGGGTAATGGATTTCTTAGTAGTGGAATTGATTTGGGGTTTTATTTCCCCAGATTGGCTATCGATTTCATCCAGGGAAGGTATAATTCTTCCCCTGTGGCTCTTTAATATATCTATAAATGAGAAGTAAAGTTTCTCTTCCTCCGGGGTGAGATTTAAAGGAGTGGTATCCTGCAGGTCAAACTGGGGTTTTCCCTTAAAAAGATGATAGGAACGTTGTATATTCATAACTGCACTATCAGCTATTTTATGCTCCCGTCTTTCGCAGATTTCAGTGGCTATACGTTGAGTATCCTTCAGCAGATCATATTCCATGGTAAAGGGATCATTACCCACAGTATCCATTAACTCTTCCAGGTAGCGATGAACCCGGTGGTAAAAATCATCCCCTACCCGTGCCAGACCACTGTTGCTGCGTTCATTCTTTTGTATTTTCCTTAGCTTCTGGAAAAACTCATCCAACACTATTCCTCACTTAAATCCTCGGTTTATATTATTTTAAAAAAGGGAATTATTATCGATAACAGATCATTATTCTTCTGCCTCAATCCGGGGGGCCAGTAAAAAGCTGAGTTCACCTTCATCTGCTACCATTTTTAATTTCAGGTTTAAGGGCATGTCATCCCCTAAATTAATGGTGGCAATATCGGAAAATTTATCTGCCTTGAGCATTTCCTTTATCTTTTCCAGAGAAAATACAGATCTAGCTTCAGACTCTATTTTTTCCCCATGCAAATACTCCACATTGGCATCTCCAAATTCTCCTTCTGCAGAGGCGATGAATTTATCAGCATCCACCATCATGGCTATTTTATCAGAGAAGATGTCAATATCTTGAATGGAATCTTTTAGTAAGCTGAAAGGAACTTCAAATTGGGTAGGGTATTCCAGTTGAGGAGGGCTGGGAGCTTCATATTCTATATCAATAAGTCTGATTTTAAATCTTCTTTTAGCCTCTCCTTCGAAAGTAATAATGAAATTTCCTTCATCCAGAGACATATAAACTCTATCATCACTTTTTGAACGTTTTAAGACTTTCATTAGTTCTTCAGTGTCCACATTAATTTTTTCAGGTTCGTCACAGAGATATTCATCAAATAGGCTGGCCTTCAGTTCAAGATGCACAAATGTGATGTGGCTTCGGTCCAGGGCATCCAGTCTCATTCCTTCACTATCAGTTTGTATTTGCACTTCATCCACAATAGAAGAAATAGCATCAAAACTGGTTTTCAATATGTTAGGGTCGCTTAATTCTGC
This genomic interval carries:
- a CDS encoding DNA replication complex subunit Gins51, whose protein sequence is MDEFFQKLRKIQKNERSNSGLARVGDDFYHRVHRYLEELMDTVGNDPFTMEYDLLKDTQRIATEICERREHKIADSAVMNIQRSYHLFKGKPQFDLQDTTPLNLTPEEEKLYFSFIDILKSHRGRIIPSLDEIDSQSGEIKPQINSTTKKSITPEKTTPETDSNASLLPGNIAKLHNQIKEKKDITSKENTSDFPKFDFKTMVIFEELPSILGVDQKVYGPFYPQDVIILPEPNAQILLKTRKGRFIRS
- the pcn gene encoding proliferating cell nuclear antigen (pcna), with amino-acid sequence MFKAELSDPNILKTSFDAISSIVDEVQIQTDSEGMRLDALDRSHITFVHLELKASLFDEYLCDEPEKINVDTEELMKVLKRSKSDDRVYMSLDEGNFIITFEGEAKRRFKIRLIDIEYEAPSPPQLEYPTQFEVPFSLLKDSIQDIDIFSDKIAMMVDADKFIASAEGEFGDANVEYLHGEKIESEARSVFSLEKIKEMLKADKFSDIATINLGDDMPLNLKLKMVADEGELSFLLAPRIEAEE